The genomic stretch GTTAGAGTTAAGAGAAAGAGGATGATATTCCTAAAATTTGTTATTAAACCGATGTCTTTTTACCTGAGACAGGCGGGGAGGATGGTTGGCCCCTAAATGGGCCCCAGCCTCCGCACTTAGGGCATGAAAATTTCCCTCGTCTCCCTCCAGCAACTCATCATCTGAATCATCAAATAAATCACATAAATCCCGGCGATCTAAGTCAGACAAAGAATGTTCAGCCAGTTTTGGCCTGCCCCAGGGGTGCCCGTCATCCATTTGTGTACACAATGAGTGCAACAAGATCCTCCTCTCAAAGAGGTGAAGATCTTTTATTACTTCAATTATGTCCATGCCGTGGGTGGGGCAGAAGCCCAGCCCACGTGCAAGGACCCTTATCATAACTTCGGGGATCACCTCAACCGTCAAGAGGATTacctgtaagggctggttcagacgggcgtttttgtggcatttaacgcagcgtttcagacgcagcgttttttgggatctactgccatcccatgcaagtgaatgggagcgtttagagctggcttttgcaggctttcatgaaagcctggcagtagatcccagcgttgcgtctagtctcaaaagcaacatgctgctttcagaggcagtaaacgcgaggaaacaatagcagagaccagaactgctagccttgaacgcttttcaaaagctttcaaaagctagcttttaaacgctggcgtttaaacgctggcgtttgaacgcaatgccaagcaaaagctcagcagatgcccgtgtgaaccagcccttagtcggaCAAACAGGCGCCACCAGATGGTGCACATTTAACTGGCCCTGGGGGCATTATTCTAAAAAAGTGCAAGAGGAAGACAACGGCACAGAGACACAGGCCCCACGTCCACCATCCAGCCGACCCTTCCTCCGCCCCTTCTATATGGGTGTCGTCTGGGAATTGTACAGTTGAACATCTTTATTTTTGCGGTTATTAAGCTTCACAATTTTATGTCCTTTTACAGGCGCATGAATATACATTCTAGAACAGGTATTGTATGCCTTAAACTTACCCTGAGTTGATGTAGAACTCAAGGACATTGAACTAGCTGGCCACAGACCCCTTTGATTCCTCTCCCGCACTAGAGGAGGGAGGTGGCTCTGGTTTCCTTGGTTGGCAAGGTTTTTTCCCCAAACTGAGGTTGTTTAAACCCTCATTTATATGTGGTTCCTAATTTATAGGCTAGTCTGTCCCTCGAAATCTTTTCATCCCTCTCAATCAATAGTGCTGGATTAAAGCGCTTAACGTGGCTAGTAAGTTCAATATTTCGTGTAATGAGTCATCACTACAGGAGCAGAGAGAATCGGTgactaatctctttctcctcttcctcaaGTTCCTTCATAAGGGTCAAACAAACATTGGCACAGGTTTCCAAAATTTCGAAGCTAAAGCAAACCTATGAGGTTTGTGGAGACCACAATGAAATACTTTCTtcagggaggggaagcctctggattctaaagttgtctcacacctgcgcagtagggcAGACACTATCCGGTCCAGCTTTTTCAGAAGAAAGAATAGGTAGGTGGTGCTGCCAACAAGCTTCAAAAACTGTCAATAAGCTTTAACAACCTTTTCAGCAGAGGGGGGGCGAGGGAAGCCTCTTTGGGATCCAGAGGCCTCTCCCgtcccgaggtaagtactcccTGGGGGCACCTTTTGtcactttcaatttttttttttttaatgggtccATGTATAAAATCATTGTTCACCAGAAGCATTACATCCCTATTGGACAAGGACATTTTCTCTTTCCCAGATTTGGTAAATTAAATAGAGATTAGGTGAAAACATTACCACGCTTTAGCCTGATCATACTTTCCCATGTTATCACCGCTTTAAATTAAAATCTGCCACTTTTTCCACAATTTCCTGATCATCACTTTGACTGTCTAGTGGCATTCGGCATATTTGTAACATTTTCAAACACTAAAGGGAACAATAGAAAACAGTATTGTTTCTTTTAAACAAATTGCTCACCAGTATGCGACATCAGAGACAGTATTCAGCCACAATAACAGTTAACTGGTGGGCAAGAGGCAACACTCACAGTTAATGGTTCATTACTCAATTCAACTTAATGTACAGGAAAAACACCACTGCACTCTTCGCATCTGGTTCAGGTGCTGGACTAAAAGCAGCAACACTGGAGAAAGGGAAAATGTGTGCACTCACCAACAAGTAGCTTCCATATGCTTTATTAGACATCCATAAAACAGCAAAgaaaggctgacatgtttcgtaCAATTGTGTCCTTATTCATATCCGGACAATTGTGAATAAGGACACAATCGTCCAAAACATGTCAACCTTTCTTTGcggttttaggcctctttcacagtgcgatgttaaagtcgcatgttagaaaatgttttaacgtggactacagcaatactaagtctgtgcaacgtTCACAGcgtacacgttgcgttgtgtgtaacgtgtagcaatatttagaaagtgctgcatgctgtgcatttagcaataaatttgctgcgttatgtgtgttgcacatgctcagtccttttttttttaatatgtaatgCATGcaccgtttttgttccatcagtatgcgacgaaaatggcgcaccaagagacaacgCAAAGCAaattaacgtccaatttcataccctacatatgctgcattaggggcacgttgtgcgactaacGTCGCAtgaaacgcaatgtcccactgtggaaGAGGCCTTATGGATGTGTAATAAAGCGTATGGAAGATACTTGTTGGTGAGTGCGGACATTTTCCCTTTCTCAATTCAACTTAAtgaacatacatatacacacacataatatCTCTATCTAGCCATCTAACCATCTCTCTATCTAGCCATCTCGCCATCCAGCTAGCCATCTCactatatctatctctctatctatctgcgTTTATAACATAATCTGAATTCTGTTTTTTATTTCCTCCACTTTTCAAATAGGTGTATGAATGAGCATTGTGTTTATACCACCAACTGGTAGGAGTTGTCTTACAGAAATCTGACAACAATGGAGTCAGCAATAAATACGTTACAGAGCGATAAAGAGTTGGAATTAAAGTTTCTATTACTGTCTCTGGGATTATAACAATTCAAATACAATCCAGAGATCCCAGGGAGGGATCTCCGCTAGGGCAAGGAAACAAAAGGTTTTTCTTACCTGCCAGTTTCTTTCCCAATTGAATATTCAGGATTTTGAGGTTTGTATTTAAGATCAGTGATAGGCGATACCATTCGGTTGAGATTTTCAGAGGGCACTCTCCTTCCTTGCGACAAATATCTTGAAGGATTGGTAGAACGCCATTGTTCTGAAACAATACTGGAAGTAGATGGAACATGTACATGATTGTAAGCTGATGTCCGCAGAGTGTTTGTACTTTTTCCATAGCTGCTCATGCTGTCTGGGGCAGGCATATATAGGCGTTTCTTAATGAGGGAAGCTTTCTGCTGATCTCTGCCAACTTCTGTGCTGTAAGGACCACTTCTGTACttgttaaagtcactgctgctactTGAGCTTGTCTGGGAAACCAAAGGTTGATTATTCCGCCCATAACCTGCCATTAAACCAGACTTCAGGTTAGTATTATATAATCCTCTCTCATGTGACACAATATCCACTGTTGGAGGACTGTTCATGAATTCTGCTGGAGGTGGTAGGATTCCATAATCAATTAACTCATCTCTCTTTGATGCTGGTATAGGTGAAGGAACAGCTGAAATATTAAATGCAGGTCCATCAATGAAGCTTGCCATTTTAGTAGAATCGCTGTACTGAACAAATTTGTCATTCTGAAAGTCTTCATTTCGATCCTCTGGGGAAACttttccaaagctttcattcccaGTATGTATAAAGGTTGCCTTATCAGATTTTTGTGAATTAGGTGCCACAGTGTTTAAACTAGATGACTTACACTCTCTGTCAGTCCATCTTGATATCGATAAATCTGGATCCAAAGGATTGCTTGGGTTAGCAATGAAATTGGTAACCTGTTGACTAAAATACCCAGCATTCTCTTTCTTGGGGAAAGTAGAGGTGTTAATCTTTTCCTCATTACATTGAGAACTAAAAGTGCTTTTCACAATACCTCTTGAAAGTGATATTTTGGGCAGATTGCTACGTTCTAACGCCGCAGATCGGTTTCCCTTTTGGGCTCTTCTTTTTGCAGCCATAAGCAAAGCCATAGGGGAACTGATTTCTTCCTGTTCCCCAGTGTCAAGATGTTTATTTACATTTTCATTTGCAGTGGAATTCAATATCACAGAAGCTGTGGTTTCTTCATTGCTGTGGTCAGTATCTGGTTTCTGATGTTCAAATGCAACTGGCTCTGGCACTTTCAATGATATTTTATCTAAAGTCCAGCTTTCTGTGAATTCCTTTCTGTCGCTGTGTGGCTTATATGTTGGTATATTATCTAGTGTGCTGGGTACATCTGTAACCTTCAAAGGCTGGACAGGTCTGGAGGACATTTCAGCCATAGGCATTATAATTTCACTATGCATACTTGAAAAGTCTAGCCTTTCAGTTTTTTGGTTGGGTGTTGTAGGCTGATAGTCTGGCTCAGGAATCTGAATATCTGCTTTGCTATTTTTAGTATTCCAATCTGAGAAATCGCCATCAAGCTCTTCCTTATCCTGTTTAACAGACATGAGTGGTACTTTTAACATTAAAGAGTTCACAAGTGTGTTTTCTCCATCTTTACTTTGAGTATTTCCATTCTTTTTATTGGCTTCCATATTCTTTTTATTGGATTCTGACCCTAGGCGAACATTTTTCAACTCCCCTACTTTTTCATCTTTCTTTGGAGAGAACAAAGCTTCTAACTCTCCTTTTATTTTCCCAACTCTGGCCTTTTGGTCATTATCATCATCAATAGACACAGAAGATACATGAGCAGATCTAATCTCTACAgactttttaggtatttgtcttaGTGTTTGCTGTTTTTCTTGTAGTGCTTTTAGTAAAGGCACTTGTGGACCTTTACTTGACTCAGTTTTACTTAAAGATGGAGGTATGGGTGGGGTTAAAGAGGTTGAGATTTTAGGCTTTGAAGGAAGCAATGGTGAAACCTGAGGTACTGGTGAGGTTAAAGCCACAAGAGGAGAACCAGGTGGTGAGGTCAATGGTGAGGTCTTCGGTGGTGTTACTGCAAATGgtagaggaggtggtggtggaattGTTGGTGGTTTTGGTGGCATAATcagtggaggtggtggtggaggggacATGGGGGGAGGTGATGGGGGTGCATCCTGTATGACTTCAGCAATTTCTTTTTGCTCAAGTTTTAGATCATTCTgcattttttctctctctttagggAGAGTAGTTGTCTCCTTCCTTGTTAGGGAATTTTGTTTAGTCTGTACATTAATAGTAGATATGGGTAGATTTGTTAAAATAGGTTTCATTGAGAGAATTTTGGGCTTTAAACTTTTATGTCCATTTTCTATAACATCATCTTTAAACAATGGCATTTTAGTCAGTTCAGTACTGCTAAGAGAATGGCTTGATCTTTCCTTTTTTCCTAGTGTTATTCCATTGACAGGTGTATTAATATTGTTTGATTGCTTCTCTGGTTCATTGTCAAAACCAGGCTCAGGTCCCTGTCTACTGTCACTTAACAACCCGTTTTGAGTTCTGCTTACAGCTTCTAATTCAGCAGTTTTCATATCCGCAGATGATTTTTGGGCCAATGTCCCAGATGGGAAATCTACTACACTGCTAGGTTTTTGAACTGCAAGATCAATATTTTGGAACACATCTTGTTGATCATCCATGATCAGCATGGATTTTCTCTTGTTTGCTGTATCATTAAGAAGTTTGTTCTCCTGCACTGAAAAAAGTTTGGCTTGTGCATTGGGATTAAAACTAGATCGTACTGGCGATTGGGTAGAAGCTTTGGAATAGCTTATATCATGATATTCTTGGAGCTGTATCGATGAGGTTCTGAttggggcaggaggaggaacCTTGAAGGACTTTGGCAGAGTGGATTGAGGATCTGCCTCAGTTATTGTCTGTCCACGACTatcctgaaaaactgcaggatTTAATGAAAACCTGTTGGGCAGACTCATAGACATCTCTTTTTGTCCTGCACTAAGATCTGTTCCGGATTTCCAGTTGGTAACATCAGTGGATTGCTGCTCTGTTGATGCAACAGAAGCGTCTGTGTAAGGCAGAAAATTAGGTACCGATGGCGCAGAAGAATTTGGCGTAGGTGGTATAAAGTCTGGAGGGCTAGGAGATGATGGAGATGAAATTGTGGATGAATAATTACTTTCTTGTGATGGAGCAACAGTAATCATTgtaggtggtggtggaggtggcaCAGAAGGTGGTGCAGGAATCTCCTCATCAGAATATTCATAACTCATTAAACGCAGATCCCCAACAGAACTATACAGTCTGTAATTTCCATTAAATTTTGGTCCATTACCTACAACCAGATACAAGAATAAAATTAGTGAATAATCAATGCATGGTTTACTAGCATTTATCATGTAGCTGAGAACTTAGTACAAGCTATGTACAAGCTATGAATATTTGTTCCATATGCTTAATTATGTGCACTTCTTCCAGCAATGCCCAAAGTATCTGCCCTCTTTCTGCATCATGACAATCCAAGTTGTCTCATAGAACTGGTGTCCAAATGTATATGGAATAAACTTTCAATCCAAGCCATATACTGAGCTTACCCTTCCTCCATTCCATTGGCCAAGTGTCATCTAGTCATAATATTAAATGACAGGAACAGTAGGCATTGCATTTCAGTAAGCCTAGGATGGCTCTTCTAAAGAGATAAACCTGTAACCCATGGTCTCATGTGGAGAGCATCTATGCTTGTTTCTCATAAAAATTTAACCAATTTGCaaatgaacattgtaaaaaataaaagcatgaggaaagaaaacaaaacaaaaaaaaacccattttcCCGTACACAGAATTTGGACAAAATTGGGGCGCACACCCTTCCTGTACTCAGAGAGATTTAAACCATGAGTTAGAAAACCAGCAGGTCAACATTAAAAATCTGTACAAGAATTGAATTATATACATCTGTGACAAAGTGCTACTTTTAAAGAGGTTATTGATATATTGTTCTTATTAGTCAGACTACAAGTTAACCGCTTCTTTCCATGGGTTGAAGGGCACAAATATGCATGGGTGCAGTGCAAGACCATGTGCACGGTTCAGCAGAAAAGCAGGACTTTTTACATCCTATTTGCACTAAAGGTacacaaataaaatgttaaaCAATGAGGGGCGGCCTTACAAccccaggaaaaaaataaaacatacataCGTTGATAAATGCTGGTTTTAGTTaatgtatgtattgtactgtcaacactttgatttcagtgaactttatatagtaaataaagagaaaactgttccaggcattttccatctttactgcctctgattgaagccaaacctgatgtcatttcctcgccttctctgcctgaaatggtgtatgcagaaCTGTACTGTCATATCTAGTCTGCTTTATAAATACGTGAGCAGAACAAAGAttggatttcagcagcttctgcaaaaGGGTGAGGTGATTTGTCttctatttcccttctcagccttgtgtcacactaaAACTGCCCTCAACCAATCAGCAAGGAACAGGTATGTGGGagaaaaggggaagggggggggatgaggcttttttttttattatcagctTTCCTTTCCCTGGCAATGTACAacaaaagagcaaggctgactaaTATTtagcctaacatttgtatagtgcttttctaccGTTGGacacaaagcgctcaagagctgcaagccactaagggtgtgctcaagaggccacccttgcagtgttagggggtcttgcccaatgactccttactgaataggtactgactaaCCAGAATTCAAACCTTGACCTCCcatttcaaaggcagagcccttaaaagggcactatggctaatttcTTTGATTTATGTCACTATAATAttaatatttgtatgtgtataatACTTAGGAACATGTATTGTagcagagtatttttttttttttacacagctaATATCCTTTTACAGCTGTAGAGTCACGTCGGCAGGTTTACCTTACTGACGCGACTCAGGCTTTCTATGTTGTTGGAGAAGCCGTTATTGGCCACCCCTCTAGTCATCTCACTTTGGATCTTTCAGTTTGCAACTGCACTATTGTGCAGTTACAGAGGTCATCCCAATCAGCCGTAAAGTGCTGCACACCGCCGCTGTGGAGAGTGAGACGCATCCGCCGCCCAGACTGAGTGGGACGCAACCTCCGTGCTGAGCAGGATGCAGCCGCACGGATTacgctgcccggcaaggacccctgtagcgcTGAAACGGATACCTATTGTTGCTGCCTTGCGCAAAAGTGAAGTCTGGTaaccatagaaacggacaacaataggtttccgtttcattgccagcttcgctacaggggtccttgccgggcagcgtAATCCGTGCGGCTGCATCCTGCTTAGCACGGAGGTTGCGTCCCACTCAGTCTGGGCGGCGGATGCGTCTCACTCTCCACAGCGGCGGTGTCCAGCACTTTACGGCTGATTGGGATGACCTCTGTAACTGCACAATATTGcagttggaaactgaaagatccaaAGTGAGATGACCAGAGGGGTGGCCAATAACGGCTTCTCCAACAACATAGAAAGATGCCTCCTACTTCAACATGGATTAGCCTGAGTTGCGTCAGTAAGGTAAACTTGCTGACGTGACTCTACAGCTGTAAAAGGATATTagctgagtaaaaaaaaaaaaataatctgccaCAATACATGTTCCTAAGTattatacacatacaaatattaaTATTATAGTGACATAAATCAAAgaaattagccatagtgcccctttaaccagtacactatttagCCACCCTTGACTGAGAgcgaagattcattacagcagacacatttatgattatattggaatgtttgCAATGTTAGCAAGacaacataataaacacagagccatGGATAATAGGAGTTTGATTTTACAgccgacaatcccgctttaatacgTCCATATTGCAGGAAGTGtttagaaggagggggggggacaacacaaacattCCATATAGCAGAAGGCACAATTCTGGGATTATTTCCTGTACTTAAATtgtgtactgaaaaaaaaaaaggttttgtggATTGAAGCATAGTATTtgggtaaattactgaacttctactgcacctgtgaaaagATTGATGaattaacaaaaacaaaatctAATACCCCAAATGCGGTATcttctcaactttttttttttttttaaatcaaacagCCTTTGATAAATTGAAGCCTAAGCATCTAAACAGATCTCAGTTCTGAAAATATTTGCTACAGGAAGATACAAGTGAAGGGGTTCCTGAACCAggattttaaaattaaaatgttGCATTTGAAATTGCTCTTTCATGCAGTCTGGCTCTACAGTACTCTCTATCTACAAATATGCTCACCCTGATACAGGAGTAATTAGCTACACAGGTCTAAAGTCTTTGTTACTCATATTCAAATCCTAGACTTCTATACTGTACTGTAGAagcctgcagcgggtcgggtagTCGCGGGTTACTCGAAATGTGGGTCCCCGAATTGATTTGGGGTGCGGGTCGGGTCGCAAGTTGCGGGTCAGGTGTGGGTAGCGGGTCGTCAAAACAAGCATGAGATAATTCTGTATCTTTTGCGTTCCCAAAATCTGTGATGAATGCTGGCACCAGAATACTTTCTTGCTGGCTTGTTCACTGCGTCTCATCTTTAATGCCAGCAGACTCCTTCCTGTTCTCAAGCcgacacctcccctccccccatactagTGCATATAACTGGGAACATGCCAGTGTGAGATTGAAGATGTGTTTTTCATAGATGAATAGAAATCACTGGGGCATGCTCTGTTAGAGGAAAAGGTGCGATAGGAAAGCTCTGTCTGTTAGAGACTGGGGATATTTGATAGGACAAGAGCTAGAGAATGTTCTGGCATGTTCTCtaaagctggagggaggaggcagataGAGACGCACATGCCACATGTGACAAGATCTGCTGGCAGACAGtgtagctgcatccacagccaCCTATTTTCTTTTGGTTGTCATAAATCTGCTCCAATTAACTTTGATTCTGATTGGTATGTTCTGACTAGgcgtgcatatacagtatatttattctCCCTGCTTAAAAGCCTTTTTGTACTCTTATGCAATCCTGATTTTCTTAATGAATTACCATTTATTTTGCTGTTGACCTACTGTAATGAAGAAAATATAATTTAGGGTGTGTATACAATTtccaatttggattggccaattATCTCCCAATTTTACATctcccatgtagtaggagagattACCAACTCAATTTGCTCATTGTCGTTAAAAGCCGCACAACGCAAAGCCTAGTCCACCTAATCACACACACTCGTACCCATGTCGTTACAAGACAAGTTAATTTTGGCACATAATATTTtttcaaactcgggggctgcagcattttttagatttctgaggcgtttctgcctcaatgttaaaatataggaaagtggaaaaccgctctgaaaaacgctagatcaaagcagttttccaagtgtttttgttacagaagctgttcagtaacagcttttactgtaacaatatttgtaatctgctacacaaaaacgctccaaaaaacgctaggcatattTAGAAGAAGTctataaacatgcctagaatcgctctgaaatctgcttcaaaaacctctagtgttttgcagatctgctagaggtttttggtgtgcactgggccatactcaCCCTTTATGCTGCTGCCAACATTATAGACCGTTAaagcactatttatttatttaagcatttatatagcgccaacatattctgcagcgctgtacagagtatatttttcttgtcactaactgtccctcagaggggcttacaatctagtgcctactgcctaccatagtcataggtctatgaatgtattgtgtagtgcattgtATTGTTGTCTAGGGACAAttgaggaggaagccaattaacttatctgtatgtgtttgggatgtgggaggaaaccggagtgcccagaggaaacccacacagacacggggagaacatacaaactccttgcagatgttgacctagctgggattcgaatcGGGGACTCAGCTctgcaagacgagagcgctaaccactatgccacagtgCTGCCCAAGCGCTACAACATATCCTTCCATATCTACACCCCACACACAGGACCATCCATCTCTCACATGCAGTCACACCATCTGGGAGCAGTCTGAATGACAGGGCAGTTATATCAGCGCATTGTGTTTTGACTACAACAGCCACCTGGCACTGGTAAAAGACCTCTTCAGCTCACCGCTACAACCAATCCGGTAACGTCCCTTGGTCCCGCTGCACGCAGCCGAATGGGGAGATGTAGCGgtcatgacagctgacatctcccctcactgatcaggagccatcgtgaTCACTGCGATCACTgccaatcatagtgatcactaggCAGCAGTGGaacaagaggatccactcacctcatgACGTTCCTCCGGCGATAGtcgcctccctcccccccccctccccgctttgcccggcatcctgcctcTAGCCTCGCACTGCCTCTAGTGTCGGGTCCCGGCCTGATGAGAGGCTGGATGACGGGTAGAGCAGAGGCAGAGCGACTATCGCCAGAGGAACATCAggagaggtgagtaattgctggctatctgtactggggatacctaagccttgctatctatactgtggatatctatgcctagctatctatggggaaatgtatttgtggttaattactGTCCCTGCACAACTAGTAGCTACTCCTATCGTAGAATATCATTTTGATATACAAATTTAAAGTGCTTGGAATCCTCACAAGAAGCTGGCTCTGACCCAACTTTGGCCACCCAATGCATTTTGCACTCCCAGGAATCACTAGGGGCCTGATGCAGTACAAATCTATACAGAACCTCAGTTGCCTgctgctgcccacagctctcaaCCCATCCCCCTCTCTCTGCAATCCTGAGGGGATTGctccagaaaaacaaacaaacaaacaaaaaacgcaTTTACAatctatattaatatatattCAATATTTTAActgtattattgtttaaaagTCCCATAAGATTTTCGTTAGATTTCAAGTTTACATCAAATCTAGAGtcttttacatgttttttttcccttcaatagATTActattgaaggaaaaaaaaaaacatgtaaaaacatGTAAAAGTAGCCCATATATCTAGTGATACATGGGCAGACCAACcaagagaccgatctctctctgacttGTGCACTAAAATCTCACCTGTTCTATTGCTGGGATGCAGGGCCTCCTCCGCTATCACCTCCAAGTCCCACCCCACCTGGCGCATGTATCAAATGGCACGTGGGTGAAATCACACATGCACCAGGAGCCATATGGGAGTTGCCACCTTTTGAGTGGAAAAATATGGGCTTGGGGGGTGGCCCAAAAGTGTGAGTAGTTCGTTACGGCCTTCTTTACTAGACAATGCACAAGATGACTGTCTGGCCTGAGTGGCTGGGCCTTCTGACTGGTTGTTGCTGGCCTTTGACTGCAACTTAGTGGCTGGGCTTGTGGCTAGCCCTGCCTGGTTGTTGCTGACTAGACAACTAAGAGGCTACTATGCTGGGGATTGGCCATCTGGACCTCTAAGCCTTCTGGCTGGCCCTTAAGGGGAAATGCATCACTCGATGtaccaccagatcgaccatttgatagatccctctctgataaaaTATGATTAGAGAGGGGATCTATTGgcgtacatttttaaaaaaaaatggcaccgCAAAAAATGGCACAG from Hyperolius riggenbachi isolate aHypRig1 chromosome 2, aHypRig1.pri, whole genome shotgun sequence encodes the following:
- the LOC137546839 gene encoding uncharacterized protein C6orf132-like isoform X3, which gives rise to MHTEIQGLAVPTPSVPSGYTDNPSLGNGPKFNGNYRLYSSVGDLRLMSYEYSDEEIPAPPSVPPPPPPTMITVAPSQESNYSSTISSPSSPSPPDFIPPTPNSSAPSVPNFLPYTDASVASTEQQSTDVTNWKSGTDLSAGQKEMSMSLPNRFSLNPAVFQDSRGQTITEADPQSTLPKSFKVPPPAPIRTSSIQLQEYHDISYSKASTQSPVRSSFNPNAQAKLFSVQENKLLNDTANKRKSMLIMDDQQDVFQNIDLAVQKPSSVVDFPSGTLAQKSSADMKTAELEAVSRTQNGLLSDSRQGPEPGFDNEPEKQSNNINTPVNGITLGKKERSSHSLSSTELTKMPLFKDDVIENGHKSLKPKILSMKPILTNLPISTINVQTKQNSLTRKETTTLPKEREKMQNDLKLEQKEIAEVIQDAPPSPPPMSPPPPPPLIMPPKPPTIPPPPPLPFAVTPPKTSPLTSPPGSPLVALTSPVPQVSPLLPSKPKISTSLTPPIPPSLSKTESSKGPQVPLLKALQEKQQTLRQIPKKSVEIRSAHVSSVSIDDDNDQKARVGKIKGELEALFSPKKDEKVGELKNVRLGSESNKKNMEANKKNGNTQSKDGENTLVNSLMLKVPLMSVKQDKEELDGDFSDWNTKNSKADIQIPEPDYQPTTPNQKTERLDFSSMHSEIIMPMAEMSSRPVQPLKVTDVPSTLDNIPTYKPHSDRKEFTESWTLDKISLKVPEPVAFEHQKPDTDHSNEETTASVILNSTANENVNKHLDTGEQEEISSPMALLMAAKRRAQKGNRSAALERSNLPKISLSRGIVKSTFSSQCNEEKINTSTFPKKENAGYFSQQVTNFIANPSNPLDPDLSISRWTDRECKSSSLNTVAPNSQKSDKATFIHTGNESFGKVSPEDRNEDFQNDKFVQYSDSTKMASFIDGPAFNISAVPSPIPASKRDELIDYGILPPPAEFMNSPPTVDIVSHERGLYNTNLKSGLMAGYGRNNQPLVSQTSSSSSSDFNKYRSGPYSTEVGRDQQKASLIKKRLYMPAPDSMSSYGKSTNTLRTSAYNHVHVPSTSSIVSEQWRSTNPSRYLSQGRRVPSENLNRMVSPITDLKYKPQNPEYSIGKETGRPQSTYQQGMTFTVRPGTRQPITQMYQGGYL
- the LOC137546839 gene encoding uncharacterized protein C6orf132-like isoform X2 yields the protein MVSDWGSDEVHNSFSFLDDSGTATLKARPGPRVRPVLQFSASHTEIQGLAVPTPSVPSGYTDNPSLGNGPKFNGNYRLYSSVGDLRLMSYEYSDEEIPAPPSVPPPPPPTMITVAPSQESNYSSTISSPSSPSPPDFIPPTPNSSAPSVPNFLPYTDASVASTEQQSTDVTNWKSGTDLSAGQKEMSMSLPNRFSLNPAVFQDSRGQTITEADPQSTLPKSFKVPPPAPIRTSSIQLQEYHDISYSKASTQSPVRSSFNPNAQAKLFSVQENKLLNDTANKRKSMLIMDDQQDVFQNIDLAVQKPSSVVDFPSGTLAQKSSADMKTAELEAVSRTQNGLLSDSRQGPEPGFDNEPEKQSNNINTPVNGITLGKKERSSHSLSSTELTKMPLFKDDVIENGHKSLKPKILSMKPILTNLPISTINVQTKQNSLTRKETTTLPKEREKMQNDLKLEQKEIAEVIQDAPPSPPPMSPPPPPPLIMPPKPPTIPPPPPLPFAVTPPKTSPLTSPPGSPLVALTSPVPQVSPLLPSKPKISTSLTPPIPPSLSKTESSKGPQVPLLKALQEKQQTLRQIPKKSVEIRSAHVSSVSIDDDNDQKARVGKIKGELEALFSPKKDEKVGELKNVRLGSESNKKNMEANKKNGNTQSKDGENTLVNSLMLKVPLMSVKQDKEELDGDFSDWNTKNSKADIQIPEPDYQPTTPNQKTERLDFSSMHSEIIMPMAEMSSRPVQPLKVTDVPSTLDNIPTYKPHSDRKEFTESWTLDKISLKVPEPVAFEHQKPDTDHSNEETTASVILNSTANENVNKHLDTGEQEEISSPMALLMAAKRRAQKGNRSAALERSNLPKISLSRGIVKSTFSSQCNEEKINTSTFPKKENAGYFSQQVTNFIANPSNPLDPDLSISRWTDRECKSSSLNTVAPNSQKSDKATFIHTGNESFGKVSPEDRNEDFQNDKFVQYSDSTKMASFIDGPAFNISAVPSPIPASKRDELIDYGILPPPAEFMNSPPTVDIVSHERGLYNTNLKSGLMAGYGRNNQPLVSQTSSSSSSDFNKYRSGPYSTEVGRDQQKASLIKKRLYMPAPDSMSSYGKSTNTLRTSAYNHVHVPSTSSIVSEQWRSTNPSRYLSQGRRVPSENLNRMVSPITDLKYKPQNPEYSIGKETGRPQSTYQQGMTFTVRPGTRQPITQMYQGGYL